In the Mesoplodon densirostris isolate mMesDen1 chromosome 11, mMesDen1 primary haplotype, whole genome shotgun sequence genome, GCATTTACCTTTTAATATCTCTATGAATATGATGGTTTTCATGTAAATAACTGAGGCCATTAGCTGCATCCTGAGCAATCTTGCATCTTATGCACCAAGAGAGTGGTGGAGTATCATCCTTATGAAGTAAGaaacaaatcaattaaaaaaaagaggataaaaaaaaactatgaaaatatataataagaTTTTTTCTAAGCAGCTACTGACAATTATATTACATTGCTAAGAATTTACAAATATCACTTTttaagttgttaaaaaataatctctAAATAAGATCAAATGGGGATTAGTATTtcttatttaacaataaaaatatataagagcATCTTCAAAGTCTAGCCTTGActgatatttttacattttagattATCACTGCTAGGCAATTCCAGTTGTTTACATACCAACTGTATAGTTTTCACAGACCAGGAAAAATATTAAGATTGATACAGTTTAAATGATCCTGTCACAAAGTAAATATTAGTATTCCAACACAGAAACGTAAAGCCTAACAATGTGATGAACAAACATCTTACCAAGCAAGACAGTCTGTCTAGCAATGAACCATTGGGCATGTAAACATACACTAAGCAGAGGTCATCTCCATCACTTGAGAAACCAAGTAGTTCTACTAAGTTTTCATGTTGAAACCTGTGACAAATAATTTTCCACTCAAAATTATtatgatacatacatatatttagctATAGGTTATAAGTTATTCAATttagagctttaaaaataaacagcaagaAATAATTATATGCTATATATCACTGTAACATGATACATATGTTTCTAACATCTTTATATATGTTTACTATAActgcttataattttctgcaaacAGTTCTCCTTTCAGTCAATATTAATCAACATTAGAAGCAAAACTGCTTTTGATTTTATAGCAAAAGCTCAATAATTCAGATCATTGGTACTTGTAATAGTTTGGTTAAGAACTAGGATGATGTTTACCTTTGTTTTGTATAATTTTCAGTGATGGCACAAACAAGATTTCAAGAAGTTTGTTGAAACTTGTATGACAATCCTTTCAAGAATTCTTTAACACATCCAAAGCACTGATTTATAGACATCTGATTTTTAATTAcatctaatttatatatttttgatcttTAATCATGTCTGATTATTTACAACCTAATTTGAGTTTCTTTATATACTTGAGAGTAATAAAACTAAATAGAGCTGAAGTATAACAAAACTGCAGGCATCTGTGGACAGTAGAAAGAAACCTGGGTTCAAAGTCCTAAGTTTAAAGTCCAGTTCTGCCACCTCCTGGAAATGTGACCTTTCACAAGTTAACAGCCTCATTGAGCCTCAGCAACTTTACCTGgtaaatgtggataataatacgTATTATGTAACATGagtactgtgagaattaaatgagcaaatatatatgagagcccagaaatatatttttttttttttggcgttacgcgggcctctcactgttgtggcctctcccgttgcgcagcacaggctccggacgcgcaggcccagcagccatggctcacaggcccagccgctccgcggcatgtgggatcttcccagaccggggcacgaacccgtgtcccctgcatcggcaggcggactctcaaccactgcgccaccagggaagccccagaaatattttatgaagTGCAAATTAAGATAGTAAGTGCTCCATTTTCCACCAAAttggcacattttaaaaatgagtagatAACATTTGCTGAATTTATACTAACAAGGCACTGCGGTGATTTAcctgctttgttttatttaatccttacaataacttAATGAAgtatttcattattaaaataattatcccattttacagatgagaaaactaatgaATGGACAGTTAAGAAACTTGGTTAAGTTAAGACTGAATAGACTTCGccttgcgagagcactggaatcacaagtaactgctgaacaatcaatgaaaggaagacactggaactcaccgaaaaagataccccatgtccaaagacaaaggagaagctgcaatgagatggtaggaggggcacaatcacaataatatcaaatcccataactgctgggtgggtgactcacacactggagaacacttataccacagatcCACCCATTGGagggaaggttctgagccccatgtcaggtttcccaacctgggggtccgacgacaggagaaggaattcctagagaatcagattttgaaggctagtgggatttgactcaggacttcaacaggactggaggaaacagagactccacacttggagggcacacaaaaagtaatgtgtgcatcaggacccagggggaaggagcagtgacctcataggagactgaacaaaacctacctgctagtgttggagggtctcctgcagaggcagggggtgactGTGACTCActatgaggacaaggacactggcagcaggagttctgggaagtactccttggtgtgagccctcccacagTCTGCctttagccccaccaaagagctgggtaggctccagtgctgggttgctgcaggccaaacaaccaacagggagggaatccagccccacacatcagcagacaagcggattaaagttttactgagctccacTCAGAACCAGTCCCTCCAATCAGGAAGCTtgtacaagcctcttagatatcttcatccaccagagggcagacagcagaagcaagaagtgctacaattctgcagcctgtggaaggaaaaccacattcacagaaagacagacaaaatcaaaaggcagaggactttgtaccagatgaaggaacaacataaaaccccagaaaaacaactaaatgaactggagataggcaaccttccagaaaaaaaactcagaataatgatagtgaagatgatccaggaccctggaaaaagaatggaggcaaagatcgagaagatgcaaaaaatgttaacaaacatctagaagaattaaagaacaaacacctagaagaattaaagaacaaacaaacagagatgaacaacacaataactgaaatgaaaactacacaagaaggaatcaatagcagaataactgaggcagaagaacggataagtgacctggaagacagaatggtggaattcactgctgcagaacagaataaagaaaaaagaatgaaaagaaatgaagacagcctaagacacttttgggacaatattaaatgcaacaatattcgcattataagggtcccagaaggagaagagagagagaaaggactggagaaaatatttgaagagattatagtcgaaaacttccctaacatgggaaaggaaatagccacccaagtccaggaagcacagacagtcccaggcaggataaacccaaggagaaacacgccgagacacatagtaatcaaactgacaaaaagtaaagacaaagaaaaattattgaaagcaacaagggaaaaatgacaaataacatacaaaggaactgccataagattaacagctgacttctcagcagaaactgcaagccagaagggagtagcacgatatattgaaagtgatgaaagggaagaatctacaaccaagattactccacctggcaaggatctcattcagattcgaaggagaaatcaaaagctttacagacaagcaaaagctaacagaactcagcaccaccaaaccagctctacaaaaaatgctacaggaacttctctaagtgggaaacacaagagaagaaaatgacctacaaaaacaaaccataaCAATtacgaaaatggtaataggaacatacatattgataattaccttaaacgtgaatggattaaatgctccaaccaaaagacacaggctcgaagaatgtatacaaaaaaaagacccatacatatgctgtctacaaaagaccctcttcagacgtagggacacatacagactgaaagtgaggggatggaggaagatattccatgcaaatggaaatcaaaagaaagctggtgtagcaatactcatatcagataaaatagattttaaaataaagaatgttacaagaaacaaggaaggacactacataatgatcaaggcatcaatccaagaagaagatataacaattataagtatatatgcatccaacctaggagcacctcaatacataaggcaactgctaacagctataaaagaggaaatcgacagtaacacagtaataatgggggactttaacatctcacatacaccaatggacagatcatccagacagaaaattaataaggaaacacaagctttaaatgacacaatagaacagatagatttacttgatatttataggacattccatccaaaaagaacagaatacactttcttctcaagtgtgcatggaatattctccaaaatagatcacatcttgtgtcacaaatcaagcctcagtaaatgtaagaaaattgaaatcatatcaagcatcttttccgaccacaatgctattagattagaaatcaattacagggaaaaaaatgtaaaaaacacaaacacatgggggctaaacaatacgttactaaataaccaagagatcactgaagaaatcaatgtggaaatcaaaaaatacctagagacaaattacaatgaaaacacgatgatccaaaacctatgggatgcagcaaaagccgttctaagaaagaagtttatagcaatacaagcctacctcaagaagaaaaatctcaaataaacagtctaaccttacacctaaagggactagagaaagaagaaaaagcaagacccaaagttagtaaaaggaaagaaatcataaagataagagcagaaataaatgaaatagaaacaaagaaaacaacagcaaagatcaatgaaactaaaaaccgattctttgagaagataaacaaaattgataaacctttagccagactcatcaagaaaaagaggaagaggactcaaattaataaaattagaaatgaaaaaggagaagttgcaaagaacaccacagaaatacaaagtatcataagagtactacaagcaactctaggccaataaaatggacaacctggaagaaatggacaaattcttagaaacatataaccttccaagactgaaccaggaggaaacagaaaatatgaacagaccaatcacaaataatgaaattgaaactgtaattaaaagtcttccaacaaacaaaggtccaggaccagatggcttcataggtgactgctatcaaacatttaaagaagagctgacacccatccttctcaaactcttccaaaaaactgtagaagaaggaacactcccaaactccttctatgaggccaccatcaccctgaaatcaaaaccagacaaagatactacaaaaaaagaaaattacagaccaatatcaatgatgaatatagatgcaaaaatcctcaagaaaatactagcaaacagaatccaacaacacattaaaaggatcatacatcatgatcaagtgggatttatcccagggatgaaaggattcttcaatatatgcaaatcaatgaatgtgatacaccatattaacaagttgaagaagaaaaaccatatgatctctcaatagatgcagaaaaagcttctgaaaaaattcaacacccatttatgataaaaactctccagaaagtgggcatagagggaaactacctcaacataataaaggccatatatgacaaacccacagcaagcatcattctcaatggtggaaaactgaaagcattttctctaagatcaggaacaagacaaggacgtctactctcgccactattattcaacatagttttggaagtcctagccatggcaatcagagaagaaaaagaagtaaatggaatacaaattggaaaagaagaagtaaaattgtcactgtttgtagatgacatgatactatacatagagaatcctaaagatgccaccagaaaactactagagctaatcaatgaatttggtaaagttgcaggatacacagttaatgcacagtaatctcttgTTTTCCTAtccactaacaacaaaagatcagaaagagaaattaaggaaacactcccagcaccattgcaaaaaaaagaataaaatacctaggaataaacctacctaggtagacaaaagacctgtatgcagaaaactataagacactgatgaaagaaatcaaagatgacacaaacagatggagagatataccatgttcttggattggaagaatcaatattgtgaagatgagtatactacccaaagcaatctacagattcaatacaatccctatcaaattaccagtggcattttttacataactagaacaaaaaatcttaaaatttgtatggagacacaaaggaccctgaatagccaaagcagtcttgaaggaaaaaaagggaatcagaccccctgacttcagacaatactacaaagctacagtaatcaatacaatatggtactggcacaaacacagaaatatagatcaatggaacaggatagaaagccaagagataaacccacacacctatggtcacatactctatgacaaaggaggcaacaatatacaatggagaaaagacagtctcttcagtaagtggtgctgggaaaactggacagctacatgtaaaagaatgaaattagaacactccctaataccatacacaaaaataaactcaaaatggattcaagacctaaatgtgagactggacattttaaaactcttggaggaaaacataggaagagcactctgacataaatcacagcaaggtattttttgacccaccccctagagtaatggaaattaaaacaacaataaacaaatgggacctaatgaaacttaaaagcttttgcaaagcaaaggaaactacaaacaagacaaaaagacaaccctcagaatgggagaaaatatttgcaaacgaatcaaccaacagaggattaatttccaaaatatataaaccgctcatgcagctcaatattaaaaaaaaaaacaacctaatccaaaaattggcagaagacctaaagagacatttctccaaagaagacatacagatggccaagaagcacatgaaaagctgctcaacatcactacttattagagaaatgcaaatcaaaactacagtgaggtatcacctcacaccaattagaatgggcatcatcagaaaatgtacaaacaacaaatgctggagagggtgtggagaaaagggaaccctcttgcactgttggtgggaacgtaaattgatacagccactatggagaacagtatggaggttccttaaaaaactaaaaatagaattaccatatgacacagcaatgccgctactgggcatatacccagagaaaaccataattcaaaaagaaacatgcactccaatgttcactgcagcactatttacaatagccaggtcatggaagtaacctaaatgcccattgacagatgaatggataaagaagatgtggtatatatatatacaatggaatattactcagccataaaatggaacaaaattgggtcatttgtagagatgtggatggatctagagactgtcatacagagtgcagtaagtcagaaattgaagaacaaatatcgtatattaacagatatatgcggaacctagaaaaatggtacagatgaactggtttgcaggacagaaatagagatacagatgtagagaacaaacatatggacaccaaggaggggaaagtggaggggggtgggtagtggtggtgggatgaattgggagattcggagtgacatatatatactaatatgtataaaatagataactaataagaacctgctgtataaaaaataaattaaattgaatttaaaaaaaagaatgaatagacAGGTAAGAAACTTGGCCAAGGTTATTCTGCTAGCAAGGTCCAGAGATTGGTACTTATCAAAAAATAGCAGTAATATTTAATGGTGGTGAGGTAGCAGTGAAGTCTGAAATTGTAATAAATTGGTGGTAGAAGTATAAATTATCATAACTTATCTACAAAGTCATTTGGAGAAATACTTAGAAAGTCTTTAAAAAGTTCATGCATTTGGAACCAGTAATTCTTCTTCTAGGACTGTCTCCAGATGAAATAAGCAGATTTGTATTTAAAGATCTATGTACAAAGAGATTTAAAGGAGCTTTAATATGTAATATTGAAAATTAGAAACAAACCTAGAAGGGtaatggttaaataaaatataatccttATATATGCTAGAATGTTatacaataattttaaatgttttaaaattctttttaatgacaTGGGAAAAACGCTACACACTCATCATGAAGGAAGTACATCAAAATACTAGCAGTGGTTATCTCTGAGTGATATATTTAAGAGAtgacttttattctttaaaaatattttcctgattATCTATTTTGAACAAGTTACCTTTAGGAGGGGTTAGGGGTACGAAGAACAAATCCTGAACAGAAggctttttagttttttcagtgTGCATTATTTTTACTGTGAATAAATTAATTCCagtctattctttctttcttgaagTTAAGCAACTAGAATTGGTGATTTACAGCAATGGGTCTAATGAGAATAAATTGGTAAATCCGATTAAGGATTTAGATCAAAAGCTCaagttctggagtcagacagatccAGATTTGAAATCCACATATTTATTGtttatgtggccttgggcaaagtttttaatgtttctaaatctcagtGGAAAAAAATGTGTGGGTGTGGGGGGTGTTATAACAATTGCTGGTTAATACATTGCAGTTTCTGGTCTATTGTACATACTCAAGTATCAATCACtataattattgaataaatttcctaatttatttctccttctcttcctgatAATGTCCAACAATTTTCAAACATACTGAGTCAATGCCTTCTAAACATTCTTACATGTAACACTTCCCTGGCTTATGGTGTTAACTTATATCAAAGGGACTATttgtcacatatatatatatttacacatatatgtatttacacatatatgtacatacatattataTCTACAATTTATCTCTTGTGAACTTTGGGAGCAGAAAACACAATAATGGAAGTTAGTTGAAATTCCATGTAATTTTCCCATGATTTAGAATAACGACTGCTGTTTAATCTACACACATACAAAAGAGTATATGTAGTCACAGAATTGTAGAGTCAAAGTTCTTTCAAGTTCTCTAAactattttaatttacatatttgaaaatatcaCTAGTTCATGGCACACTCTAGGTAAGAAACAGGTCCCTTACTCCTTGTCCTGCTTTTTTCCACAGTACCGCACAGCCAGATTAACTTACTTTgccattacttttatttcttgatCAAACTGTTGTTTCAGTTCTTCAGTACTAATGTCAaccatctgaaaaaataaaataatatacagtATAATACAATACAATAACCCCAAGTCTCCTAAAGCTAAAAGGGGCACACGAGATCATCTAGCTGATTCTGCTTTCTTTAAAATAGTAAGGCATCATTCTCCCCATCTTATAGAACAACTGAGAACTAGAAATATTAGCAATTTGCTCAAGGTCTCATGGCTGGTGAGTGGAAGGAAGAAAACCTTATAAACCATGTAACTACATAAACCTCACTGAGTCATTGTGggaacaaaattaaataatatgagaCTTCACTTCAtaaacattctggaaaaaaaattcaatgtaatAGAAAACACAAGCAAATttgaaggcaaaaagaaaaataagacctGCAAAAGTATTTGCAACATATATGACAAAGGGTGACtatatttattgtataaataTGTATTGTATTGGTATTTTTAGAATATaataatagatttaaaatataagaaatcaATAAGTAAATGGTAAACACTCTAATAGAAATGGGAACAAAGGACGCAGataagaattagaaaaattttttcttattgtatatttcctttttgtttgtttgttttttgcggtacctgggcctctcactgttgtggcctctctcgttgcggagcacaggctccggatgtgcaggctcagcggccatggctcacgggcccagctactccgcggcatgtgggatcttcctggagcggggcacgaacccatgtcccctgcatcagcaggcggactctcaaccactgcgccaccagggaagcccattgtatattttctaaactttatttttaaatgagaaaagtaaTACAAGGaagctatttttataaattttttttagaatctTACCATTTTAATATTGATCATGCATGAAGCACTGTGTAGAGTTCAGCTTCTCTATTTTGTGAATCTCCCCAAATTATATGTAtaattgtatgtatgtgtatataactaCATTTTTTATAGGGACAGAGTCCATAgctttcaacaaatttttttttattttttaaaaattttttttgctttataacaaatttaatcagttatacatatacatatcccctcccttttgcgtctccctcccaccctccctatcccaccccaacaaatttttaaatgttaagagcTGCCAGCTTAGAATgatgtttatttaaagaaaatacacacTGAAATCATATATTTCctaaagattaatttaaaatttattatataacACACTAAGAAGCAACTCTTCCTCTAATTCTTTGTCTTCCTGAAAATATAACTTACTGCTGCAAGCTTCTTCACTGCTACAGTCCTGTTGTTCACATAGCCTTTATACACAACTCCAAATCCTCCCTCTCCCATCTTGTTACCACCAACAGAAATCGGTCGTTCATCAAAGTTATTTGTGACATCCTTcaattcataaaatgaaaaattgtgaAAACCTATAATGtcaatagaataagaaaaaaagggcTTCAGTAAAAAGGAAACTGGTTTTAATAACTTCACTATTTTCTCAATTTGGATATTTCatacatatgcaaatatttacaattttgtaTTAGTGGAAGAGagtaaaaccatttttaaaatacaaattttaaggtttacCTTGAGAATTCTGTTTGGTGGTCCTCCACTTAAAACTCTAGTCActtattttctttacaaaataaCCCTTTTAAGTTatgtaaatatttacttttttttttttttcagagcttcTGTGGTCGTTCATATGTCCTATTGCCTCTACTCACTTATAACACTGACTAATACAATGAAGATGGTGCTTaataaattaggggaaaaaaacaaccacaaaagAGCTATTATCAGAGTGCACAAACAAAAGGAGAGATTGATTTTAAAGCAGTGATGGTCTTAATAACAAACCCACTAGTATAAAGCACTGCAAGTATTACTTACGTGTATCACTAACTTCTAAACTTCTATTTTCTAGACACGAGGAGTCAGGTGGCATATAGTTTTGTTCAGTATTCTCATCAGATATCGCAGATATCCTGTCTTTGCCATAGAGGGGCATATGTTTCTGCTGAACTGTTCCAGTGACTTTAGAAGGCAGTGTATTAACAGTTTTGGGAACAGCATCTAACAAATGAAATAAGATACAAGTTGTCATTCCATTAGAAAAAGTGTTTGTGAAAAAGTTAAATTAGGAACTTGGTTCACTTAACATCATTCCAGTTTCCACACGTTAGCCCGACATTTTCATAGCACTACACAAGAAGCTACCTAGTAAGAATTTGTAAATTTTGATAAGGATGGGTAAGGCAGTGTTTCCAAAAAGTGGTTCGTAAGCCACCTGCAACAGAAGCACTGAAGTAGTTGTTTAATAACTTAGACCTTGAACCTAATTCAAGAATTCTGATAATGAGGTCTAGAGTAGAGCCTGGGAAGCTACATGTTTAACAAGAACTCCAGGCGATTCTTATGCCCTCTGAAGGGTGAGTACCACTGGTGTAAATGGcatcaaagggagaaaaagtagctTATGAGGAAGGCAACTAGACACCAGCCCACTGGAACACAATGTAAGGAATTCACGATCACAGAGTCCCATCAGAGTGGAAGTTGAGGGTGAAAAAAAGCAAGAGTTTTTTACTCATCGTTCTAAACTTCTTATTGGCACAAAACCACCTGACTTTAACGGTGGGATCAGACTCAATCCTGAAGCCTTCATTTCCTTAGCAGCAAGTCTGCAGTGCCTGGCGTGCTTGCTAAAGAGTTGGGGAGAgttgaaagaatgaaaaggagtCTTAAATGTAAGGCTTATTTACTACGAGAAAAAAGTAAGCCTCAGAAGAAATGTTCCTACTTCTGCTACTTGTCTTTCCACCCTAATTATTGATACCCTAGACATGCTCAGTTTACCTGGTAGCAAAAGACTTGCAGGGGCAAAAAACTCATTTTGGACCAAAAGATCCACGAGATCACCAACTGTGCAATTTGTGGTGCCCCAGTCAAACAGTAATTCACAAGTGGGACTTTTTCCAGCTTGAAGTAATGCTTCAAATCTCCTTAAagtaagtaaaaaagaaacatgattaGTATGTAAACAGAGTTAACATGTAAATAGGAATTATTCCCCCCAGCAACCCcaatcccctcccccagccccgagCACTTCCTACAATACAGCAAGAGAATCAGCAAGAATTACAGAGAACAGGAAAGAtaggcagaaggaaaaaatatgctGAAGATGATGATAAGTTGACAGACACTGTGTACTTACAGTCGGCTACAGGATGCACACACATGAACCCATTTAACTCTCGAAAACACTATGAATATCATACTAATTTACCAAAGAGGAAGCGTGAGAGGTAAAGTAAGCAGCCTACAGCCACACTGTCAATAAACTGTATACAAATTGAGATTCAAATTCAGATCTCACTTGACAGAATGGTATACTCTCAACCTACTAAGCTATATTACTTCCCTACATGACATACTCACTCTGTTGGCCATATGATTTTTAATAAACCAGCCTgcttaaagaaatagaatatacacAAACTTGGAGAATTATCCCAAGTTaagaaatagttttatttctatagTTAAGAAAGATAGTTCTTAACTATATTTCAGTTAAATTGAGGGAAAAACACAGAGCAGTTTTTCATTCAAAATTTCTTCAATAACTAGTTTTGAGagtaacatttaaaaacttgAACTTGGCTTTTcctgaaatttttttatttcaaaaaatttcaaacctacattaaagttgaaagaataatacCATGAACAGCCATTTGCTCTTCATCTAGATTCACCAAAATGACCAATGGATAACATTTTGCCGTGTTTGTGCTCTCACCCTCTccatctctgtgtctgtgtgctcACTTTACACAGTGTAGGTCAGATGCCTTGTAGAATTCACACAATCTAGATTTGTCTGACTATTCTCTCACGATTAAGTTCAGGTGAAAACCTGTTGGTAAGAACACTACAAAGATGACAATGTGTCCTTTGCACTGCATCACATCCGAAGGCACATAATTGCAGTTTGTACCATTATTGACGACACCAGTTTGACTACTTGGTTAATGAGGTgtacttcagatttttttctctataaaacTAACTGTCCCCTTTGCAATTCATAAATAACCTGTGGATGATACTTTGAAATCATGTGCGTATCTTGTTCACCAACACCCTTTTGCCTTGTGATTTTAGCACTCGCTGATGAGCCCTCCGTAATCAACTACTCACTGGTAGTTGTAAATTGGTAACTTTTTAGTTCTATCAttctttcaataattatttgctgCCATTATTCTGTGAAGAAGAGTCTTTTCTCCTCACTACCACTCCCTCGACTATGCTCTCAAAGTTTTAAATAGTT is a window encoding:
- the IRAK4 gene encoding interleukin-1 receptor-associated kinase 4; its protein translation is MNKPITASTYVRYLNLGLIRKLSDFIDPQEGWKKLAVAIKKPSGDDRYNQFHIRRFEALLQAGKSPTCELLFDWGTTNCTVGDLVDLLVQNEFFAPASLLLPDAVPKTVNTLPSKVTGTVQQKHMPLYGKDRISAISDENTEQNYMPPDSSCLENRSLEVSDTRFHNFSFYELKDVTNNFDERPISVGGNKMGEGGFGVVYKGYVNNRTVAVKKLAAMVDISTEELKQQFDQEIKVMAKFQHENLVELLGFSSDGDDLCLVYVYMPNGSLLDRLSCLDDTPPLSWCIRCKIAQDAANGLSYLHENHHIHRDIKSANILLDEDFAAKISDFGLARASEKFAQTVLTSRIVGTTAYMAPEALRGEITAKSDIYSFGVVLLEIITGLAAVDEHREPQLLLDIKEEIEDEEKTIEDYIDTKMNDIDSTSIETMYSVASQCLHEKKNKRPDIKKVQQLLQEMTAS